From Quercus robur chromosome 8, dhQueRobu3.1, whole genome shotgun sequence:
GAAGGACTCCCATTTTCTGCACTTTTATAAGAGGATTCTAAAAAACCCTCTAATTTATAGCGTATATGTGTGAAACTAACAAATTCTCTAATAATATAACTTGATTACATACCAGATTCATATCACTGCCAATATATAAAATCTCACTACATTTTGCCCCAATAAATGGCCTAAACTTTGGAGCCGTGGCCCTGAATCTTGATTATAAAATCACTGGGATTTGGAAGAATGTcaatacaaaaaatacaaaaggttTTTTTGAGAGCCAAAAACAGGAGATGAGCACTAGATCAAACccatattcaaatataaatgtaaaagattttgagctaaaaattaaaagattacaTCCATCAAAGATGAAAGACAGTGAAAGTGAAATAAATTTATAGCAATATAAGTTATGCTACAGTATGAAAAACTGCTCATCTCAAAAGGTTCAGATGAATCACCAAAACACTGTAATTATTAACATGGGCACCTTCCTCACGGCCGCATAGCCAAaacaataaaacattttttatcagtatcaaatcaataaaaacattATCATACCAGAAAACTGGGGTCCAGAAACATTATGATCATAAGAACAAGGAAAGCATTTTAAGACATTCACTCGAGTCCTAAATCTATATCGCAGTGATTACAGTCTTCTTATTAACATTAGTGCAGTTAAGAAGACTTACATGGGCTGCTTTCCAGGAATCTTTGACAAAAGGGACTGTAAGCTATCAAGTCTAGTCCCTAATATTGTGATCTTCCTCCGTATAGAAGATGCATGACGCTGAGCATCTGGTCCTGTTGCAGGCAATGAACTACGTTCAGAAATCATGCCATTGATATCATCGGCAAGTTTTACTGCTTCATTGTATTCCTTCACCCATGAGTCTGCAGAAGCTGCCATTGACCTGAAAGATAAAAGGGAGAATATATCAGTAAAAAATTTAATCGCAGATAATTTACCAATGGTCCTACACAGATACATGGTAAAAGAACTTCGGCACCAAGACAACCACACACACATACAGAATAAAATCTTTCTGACATTAAGACCTCAACTAAAaagatgaaattaataacaataaaaaatataagtttaggCACTGACAAAAGTAGAAGGATAATAGCATAATAAACGTGAGATGTATACAGATTGGTTAATATACCCTTAACAGATTTTATAGAAACTGGTCATCCTAAGATCTGTGAAGGGCTAGGTCTGgtattttacaaataaaattacaacCTACCATTACCCACATAGCAATTTAAAGCTAATAATAAGTAAATCCAATCCCATATACATCTAACCAGTGTCTAATACCTTTTAACTCACACCaactaattagttttttatttttatttttaggtaacGAAAAAATTTTATCAAGCAAAAATAGCCAACCCaagtacattggggatgtactatggaggcaaaaatcaagaaccaaaattacaatgatcaagtaaaacaggaagggaaaaacaataaatatgcGACAAAGCCACACTCCAACTAATTAGTTGTCTTCGTTGCAGTAAGATCACCTTCTGCAACTGGCTTAGAAGTTAGAACCACGGAACACTTCAAGAAGACGGATATTCAATTACACATGAATTCATAACACCATTACTGGCAGTTGTTTTAGCATAAATAAGAGTCAGAGATTAAACAATCATACTCTAAGAAAACTATATAAGTATACATACATCAAGGACACTAGCCACTCCACTCATGAATATATTAATGAATCCCATTGTCCACACACTGATGATCACGAGAGCTTAGGCCACCAAGAAATAAGCCAACAACATATATCTTGCTAACAACAGCTAAGCCACCCCACTTTTTAGTCCCAAAAGCAAACATGCAATAGCTTAAATAGTGTgcaaatgcaagaaaattatagAAAACGAAACAAATGGTCACATGATACAAGAACAGCCCACTTGTTTGCCAAATGAGGACATTACCAACCATTACTCAACTCAACTGGACTAATCCAAAATTCCCAACTCCTATTAGCCAACACACGAATTACACAGGATCCTCTACACTAACCCTTATGCACCATCCCACTCTTAAGTCAATATATGTAAACACgcacacataaatatatagcTAAAACTCAAGTTAAGACTAGGGCGGCGGGGCTTAGATCAAAAGAAACCATACCCAATTACCTAAATTCTCATTGAATTATGAAAAAGCATTCAagcatgaaaaagcattcaagCATGAAAAAGCACACACCCACGCACGTATATTTATATCTAGCACAAGGGAAGCGAGGCTTAGATCACAAGAAACCATACCCAATTATCTAAATTCTCACCGAATTATGAAAAAccacatatacatatattaagCTAAAATTCATGTTAAGACAAGGGGAAGCAAGGCTTAGATCAAAAGAAACCATACCCAATTACCTAAATTCTcattaaattatgaaaaaccaTTCTATTTCAACAATTTCCCAGCTCAATGtctaaaaatagaaacaataCAACAAAAATCCCCTCCAAtagccaaaaaaatataaacccaAAAGCTAATAAGCTTCACCTCAATGATcgaaaaaaaacccaaatttctaAATTCAATCTTAACGAAAACCCACAAAAAGTTGCATCAAATTATCAAACCGATCACACCAAATATTCAAGCTTTGATCGAAACCctaaacaaaaaatccaaaaccccaAAAGGAAAACGACGACGCTTTTAGGCTAACAGAGATAGAAAAGTCAAATGGGAAATTACATGATCATGATGGGAATGAGAGTTTCGGATTGAATATTGGAAGATTTTGAGAGGAAAattgagagaaagaaatagcacCTGTGTTTTGGGAATTTGATGGTGATCGAAACGAGGTCGTATACGTGAAGGAGCGTGTAGGATTGGAGGAATTTGGAAATGACGTACGGCAGCAGCACCACCTAGGATAGAACCGgaagtaaatatttttaataaaactaaaataaatatgtCCGGCTCCGGTCAAAAACACACGACaatgaatgaaatgaaagttggaattgtaaattattattattcttttctctctatttcactctctctctctctctctctctctctctctctctctctcttttcttttcttttttaacaccaaaaaaaaaaaagttttaaaccaaTTCACTTAACTATGTTATGATTAATTGATTATTCACATTGCACATTATCCACGTATTGTGAAGGAGAGGTTACATGTAAATATACGATTCGGTCTTAAGAAGGTAAGGTTCGATTATGATATTTTGTTTTGCATAATAATAGTCATATCTTATCTTCGCTTGTACTAATAAgtaaattagaaaataatatattaataaactaGTATAAAAATCCAATAATAACATGGATAATATTGCATTAATGatacaaaatctaatatttATAATCACACAAATCAAAGTATTTACTGTGCAATCATTGTTCAATAAAACACTATGTTGAAATGTATCTAAAACTTTAACACAAATACAAACTACAAATTTCATAccaaatcatatattatatttatataataaaagatgTGTTTTAAAAACCGTGGTTGCGTTAATTgactattttctattttcttgttTACGCTTTCTTCAATTATTAAGATGGTTATTCTTTTTTAGAAGAGAATATTTAAGTAACTTTAGTTAAAACTCTATTAAATATTCAAGTCACtcactaatttttaatatagttttgatatatttacatttaatttgtaattgagACGTGCATCACACAagcataattaataaataataataataaaatttggacTTAGAAACCGTGGTTGCACCAAGTGGCTATTttcactaattagtaaattaaatttatattatttattaggatatatttcctcaaattaagggataatatttaacaaatgaTTAATTTAGGTAGAAAATTatcatttcaattttattcaaaatttcaaactaaaagtctgttataaaaaattctaaacttaaattcCAAACAACAATCCACgctttctttctcaaaaaaagaaaacctcaCGTTTTGATTTATACTCCAATTAAATgtctattattaatattttaagaacaactaattagtaaattaactttatacatttaaacttcaacaaatttgaattctattcaaactaaaagtctattataaaaaatttataaactaaaatattttagttggaCTTAAAAACCATGGTTGCACCAAGTAGCAACTctcactaattagtaaattaattttatattatttgttaggatatatttcttcaaattaagggataatatttaacgacggtttaatttagataaattttatcatttaaatttcaaaaaatttaaatcatattCTGATGGTGAACTAAAACTTGATTAACTCCAGGCTCGTCCATAAGAGCCGTCCAGGCCAAGAACACAAGAGTGGCCATGCCTAACGAAACAGTCATCCATAGGCTTGTGGGTCGTTCGTGGGCCTATGGTCGTCTATGAGGATTGTACCAAGACAATCcccaacacttagaaaaatttcaaGGGAAGTTTATCTACACAAACTAGAAAATTAATCCACGTGTTATTATTCTAAAGACGTAAATAAGGCCCCGCTTGATCACTACATCTTCCTTCTAAATACTTAACTACCATTAACAGTTATAGAAGATGAATATATGATAACTCCCATAGCGGTTGTGGAAGTTATCCTTGAACCCTTTGATTTCCTCAAATGTAGGGGAAGTTACATGTCAAATAACTACTCCAAGAGCATACTATATAAACACTCATCTACGACAAGAAAAGGTAAGTGtgaaacattttccaaaaagttggaattccaaaatttgagagagaaactaacttaagcattggagggttcttggccggtcCAAACCGGTCACCTTTGATCGTGTGTTTTCTTTTCAGGCCTTTCAAGTGACTAAAAGGTCATTGACATCCGAAACATTCTGCCTACTGATTTCTTGTGCATCATCATATTCaaactaaaaatctattataaaaaaattctaaacttaaatctcaAATAACAACCCAcattttctttctaaaacaaAACGCACGTTTAActtctactccaactaaaattctatcatcaatattttaagaacaactaattagtaaattaattttatacatttaaatttcaacaaatttaaattatattcaaactaaaaatctattatcaaaaaattctaaacttaaatatttcaccaaatttaaattatattcaaactaaaagtctattataaaaaattctaaacttaaatcccaaACAACAACccatttttctttctaaaaaaaacaaacttttaactTCTACTCTAATTAATAGTCTACTATctaaattttcatatatatatatatatagataaacaCTGATAAAGTCCAAACTCTAAACAACTAgaatttaaaacaatttttttattaaaattatttacttattttataatttattattactatttatttaataattttgtttaaattattttttaataaatttagctTTCATATGAATCTTCATGAGGCCATGTATCACTCGAGAAcaatactagtatatataaaataaatgggCCTTAAAAGCTGTGATTGTACCAAGTGGATAGCCTACCTAATTGTCATGTGTGTATTACAATTAACAATGGTTTAATTGTTGACTATTTACTAGcaatagtaaaatttaaatgaGCCAAAggttatttataaaaaaattgagccAAAGGTTACTATAAGATAAATGCAAATCCTATATTTTATATAGAGTAAGACTTATGTACAATAtttaggtgctgttccttaaGTTTCCCTTTTAAAATTctgtcatgtggattttttttcatggaatggaaatatatttttttagttaagtagccacatggctgaattttaagaggagaaCTTAAGGAACATCATCTAAGttattgtatctaagttttgcccttTTATATAGgtaaaactaagagaaaatccaattaagttTTAAGTTAGATTccaattgttgtctaattttggACCACATGttctacttaatttttttttaatttttgttccaGGTGAGTTAATGAGGTACAAAAGACGAAaggtctaatataaataaatcattaaaaactcaataaaaaaaaaagagaaaaagaaagaataaatttatgtgtatatccaaaagaaattaaaatataaataaaataaaataaagagagtataatttgaatccatatatgtgtaattgttatttttttaattataccgTACATATACACGGGTTTTATACTAGTACTTATAATTTGCAgttattatattaaatataggatTTCAATTCTATAAAGACTTCTTATAACACATTATATTTACACCATGAATACTGTCACAACTTAATgaataattaaatttgaaattgcaGATAGATTTGTACTAAACACATTAACACAGTCCTAACATAATCCTAGCTAATAATAATTGGATTAGTTTGGGATTGTGTTTAATTCGCTATTCACTTCTACACAAATGACGAAGACTACTTTGTGCGTCTTGACGTTATGTGAAACTCATCAAACCTACAAAAGAGAGGAAAGTGGCTGCTACCAACTTACCTAACTTGTGAAAATCATACTTTTTAACTTTCTAAAGAAATGTTAATTAAGGGTGGTGtgacgaaagaaagagagacactcatgtatatatgtgtaatcAGAAACTTATAAAGAAGTGTTCCATATCAATGATGCAAGGGTGTATAAGCTTATAAgtatatgaattttttaagtGCTCTCATAATAACAAGAATTCAATTGAAATATACATAACCAATTAACAATAGGCAAAGATTTACTTTTACTCAAAAGGCAGTTCCAACACTagtactaaaatattttatcatacaTACTTTGCTTTTGACAATTACATTTgttcaaaaaccaaaattttagcCGAGAGAGAAGATTGTGATCCTTTGAAGCAAAGTAGTTTTCCTCATGTCAAAAGCTTGGGTTTGTGAGGTTGAAGATTGGATACTTGTGAAGCCACCACAGAATCAACAGCATGCCCATTAATCAGCACTTTCATCCTCTTCTTCAAGCCCACGGAATCAGTACTACTGACCATAAGGCCTACAACTGAAATTCAAATAGCATGTCAATGGTTaaatatattagtatattacaTTCTCATGCCCATTAACGCAAAAAATTAAGATCTATTGTAACAAAAGAGAACTTAAGAAAGAATACCACATCAGAAAGGCACCAGTAccctgcccccccccccccccccccctcccgccaaaaaaaaaaaaaaaagtgaaaagtaTCATAAACACAATAATGACCCTAAGAAAATCCAATCTATCGAGTTCAGAAAGATTAAAGGAACAAGATCCCCCCTGAGAATCATTTGGTCATCTTAACAATCACACCAACGTGGGGATTATTTGTATCTGCCATATTTTATAATGATTTATAGTTCAAAGATTAACTCACAAACAGAAGCATgctataaaattatttacacCCTAGAATCAAGGAAACTTGAGCAAGCAAAGGCACATATCATGATACCATAAACAAGCAACATAATTTAGCAAGATGAAATTGCTTTACCTTTAATCTGAATTATATGCCATTAAGTAAGCTTACCAATGATTTATATGTCAATGCTTGAGGCATGACCAATGGTGGTGCAAACATAGTAAGCTGAATTCACAAAATGATTCTATTATAAGTATGAAGAACAATCTACCAATCTAACCCACCAAACTAAACATCATGTCTACAACAAAAGAGAAAGGCTCTTAGTTGGAAATTGGTTTTGTTGAACAATAAATGGAGAGCAGCTCTAATAGAGGCAGTATAATAGCAATAATTCCATGTAAGTCACAGCTCAGCCAGAGACATCATGATAGTTAATAACTCCTTAACCTACATTTCTTAAACTATTAAGAAAAGCTCTCTCCCAACCACAAACCCAAGGATGTCAAGCATTAAGACACTGAAACCAACcactcaatgcaaaagtttcCATTCAGTTTTTAAGTCATCCACTAAAATTCTACAAAAGTTACCATTCCAAAAATAACCATTCAATAGTAAGCAGCATTGGTTGtgaaaaaaaccaacaaaagctattttaattctaattgcattttctttgtaGTCTGAGTGTGAAATATGAATAAATTTGTAAGCAAGACAacacctttttctttcttcctcttaaAATTCATGACACAAAAATAATTCTATGACCCCAATAACACCAAACACCCACCACTGCCAGGCGCTGGCATTCACTGGCCCAAGCATCCGTAAGAAAAGtataaccttttcttttttgaccaCCATCAACTAATCAAAGAGTTTGATCAAACTAGAGGGCTGAAGGACAAATGTTAATCATAAACATACATaacatcaaatttcaaaaatgaatttgtaatGTACTTAATATGTGTAGATGCAAGCAGATTTGGGGTTACCTGCCAAACATCTTTTGGGAGGTTATCTAAAGCTTTAGAAACATAAATCTGATACTGAAATCAATGAAGGGgaaaaaatcaatgaaagaaCAGGATGGTTTTAGTGCTATAAATGAATTAAAGGGAtgaactttaaaaaagaaaatcaaggaaaggaaaaaaaaaaatcataaatctgaCATCAAAATTTCCTTaccaaaagaaaggaaaggtAGATTCTTCTGGTATGAATGCTGTTTGTTTAAGATTCAAGCTTTTTTCTAACAGGTCAGTATATGTAATGGGCATTGAGTTTATTTCGGGTAGGCTTTTGAAACATAGGTGACGTGGGTGGTTGAAACACTGTTAGTGAGATGCTGGTGGATGGCGAAACCCTCTCCTCCaggcttcctttttttttttttttttttttttttttttttaattttaaattttcgcAGTTTCCATTGGGGTGGAGCAGTTGTCTCCACTGCTGATCAATCACAAAACCAGGTGGCTCACCATCCGCTGGAAGAGAGTGAAGGAAGAGAGTGTTCTTAAAAGTTGAAACTGagaaaaaagggggagtgaatagcctattgaaaattttgagggtATCATTGTAATTTCCAGTTGGTGCAGGTATCTTCTTTATTGGGTAGTCTCAACAAGAAAGAAGCTGACCTGGAGAGAGTGGCTTATAAGATACTTTCTCCCCAAATAGAGGGTTGGGATGACTTGGTGGGACTTGGTACTTATAAACTTACTCTTGCTCGTTAGCTTGTGCTCCAACAAAATGAACTACAAATAGAATGTTGAGTGCAGTGCTTTACATACTAACCTACTTTTCTGTTTTGATTTGCGAGGCCACATTAACTCCGTTGTctgaaaaatagtttttttcatCAGCTTTCATTCAAAGAAAAAGAGGTGCAAGCACATCAGCATCCTTCTTGCTATGCTATGAAAATGGAACAAAAAAACATGAGCTTACAGTTTTGTTCattggggtttgggtttgtcCAGTCTTAGGTGAGCTTGATAAAGCTCACATCTAGCTGAAGTTGAACGGACCTGGATTTCAGAGCTCAAATGGACATCAAGCCATTGTATTTTAGATCAACCCAAACTTGAGCTAATTTGCAGGCTTGCAACCCTATCCAATAGCAGACTACAATGGAAATATAATTTCAACACTATATACAccagtaaaataaattaaataatctgTAAATGCACATTTGTACTAGCTAAACAAATGCTATTCTCCACTTACTAGCTATATGAAGATAACCACCACAGAAGCTGCATAAACAGCCATATACATTACCAAGTGCATACATGGTTGAATTCATCACATAGCTAGGTTCCTCAATCAATAAATCGTAAGGAACTTTTCCTCTAAAGGAATTAATGGTGgccataaaataaaacaaactttaACTATTCTTAAGCAATTAGGGGAAAGGAAAATGCATTCAGCATAGATCAACATATCAGAAACGCAATTTTATCACCTAAGTTATAAACATGGCCATGCTTCCAGGACAGGGAAAAAACCAATgcaactttcaacaaaaaatccaaaacagtTTCCTAAATTCTTAACGACTGGATCTTAAGAAAGTTCAGACGATATGATCTtagatacataaaaaaattgacttcAGAGTGATAAACCAGCAATTTGTCCAAATCCATGACCTCATCATGCTTTTATGCCATGCCATGAGACCCTGCAAACATAAAATGACCAGAAATGATAATTTTACAATTACAAATGTAATCAGTGGatgttttatgaaaatatttaatctGTCACACTGACAGTTTGTGGTTTTTAGCATACTGCCTCCTAAAGATGAATccaattcacaatattttttcatgACATGTAATGAAAAACATTGAAGCATTTGCTAATTTAATCCACAATTTTAACATGTGAAGCAGAAAGTAGCACGCAAGCATTTGCTCTAGGAAGCACAGACATTTCATTAAGGGTGTTGTACCCATGTCATATCTGAGTCATGCCCGTATCATACTAGTGTCGTAACAGCTgtttcatgttataatttttcaaaaattgcttgtGACATGTAATTATTAGGATTTGAAACAATTATCATCAATAGCAATACTATTTTGCATAGCATTGTTGCAATTCTACGTTGTCATAGAGAAATTGCTAAACAATTTGTAATACTTACGAAGTATCACAGTACATAAATTTCTTGTTCTTATAAGTTAATATCACATtagcaatttataaaataatgaaaacaaacatgataatgataagaatgaataTACCTTAGCTCTCAACGGTTGGCATTGAGAGCCATGAGAAGCTTCTGGCCACCAGGCAAGTAAGAGACATTCGGGGACTTAGCAAGCGTGGCGGCATTCTCCCTCATGGCCTCAATCTTCCTGAGCTCAATGAGTCCCGTTCCAGCCTTCTCGGTAGCCTCCGATATCATCTTCGCCGACTCGCTCTCTCCCTCGGCCCTAATGATGGCGGCGCGCCTCTCCTGCTCCGCCTTCGCCACCACAAACTTCGACCTCTCCGCCTCCTGCTGCGCCACCTGCTTCTGCTCCACGGCGCGCGAGAACTCCGCGCCGTACGACAGGTGCGTGATCGCCACGTCGTCGAGCACGATGTTGAAGTTCCTGGCGCGCTCGGTGAGCCCGCTCTGCACGAGCGCCGAGACCTGCGGGCGCTCGGTGAGGAGCTGATCGGCGTTGAACTGAGCCACGACGGCCTTCAAGACCTCGTTGCCGATCGAAGGGAGGACCTTCTCGTCGTACTCGAGGCCTAGGGTTTGGACGATCTGAGGGAGGCGCGTGACCTCGGGGCGCGAGAGAACGCGGAGGGTTAGGTTGACCATCTGGAGGTCCTTAGTGCCGGAGACGGAGGAGAAAGTGTGGGGCTTCGTGCGGATGTCGAAGATGAAAGGCTTTTGGAGCCACGGGATGAGGAAATGGGTGCCTTCGCCAACGGTTTCGTCGAGAATTCCACGGATGCGGTCGAAGATGACGGCGCGCTGGCCGCCGTCGACGGTGTAGAGAGATGAGTTGAGAGCCGTGGCGGCTACGCCGAGACCCAAGGCGGCGCGTGCGACATTGTTCAATAAGGAAACAGCGCCTTGGCTACCCATGATTGATACGGTGGAACTGAGGGCTGTGGTAGCACCGTTCAAGTGCGGCTTGTTTTCTGCGTCAGGGTTTTCTGAGGttttagttagtttttttttttcatttcaaatttctATTTTCCTCCCTATATTTTACTAAATATTTGTTTTCTATTCCTAAACTATTAAATGGTTCGTTTTTCATCCTtaacattattaaaaatattttattttatattcttaaattttatcaaaagtttattttttatttttaaactattgccaaaagttcttttttcatccatattttcatttataaactattaaaaaaaattctt
This genomic window contains:
- the LOC126694475 gene encoding prohibitin-3, mitochondrial-like, which encodes MGSQGAVSLLNNVARAALGLGVAATALNSSLYTVDGGQRAVIFDRIRGILDETVGEGTHFLIPWLQKPFIFDIRTKPHTFSSVSGTKDLQMVNLTLRVLSRPEVTRLPQIVQTLGLEYDEKVLPSIGNEVLKAVVAQFNADQLLTERPQVSALVQSGLTERARNFNIVLDDVAITHLSYGAEFSRAVEQKQVAQQEAERSKFVVAKAEQERRAAIIRAEGESESAKMISEATEKAGTGLIELRKIEAMRENAATLAKSPNVSYLPGGQKLLMALNANR